In a genomic window of Neoarius graeffei isolate fNeoGra1 chromosome 13, fNeoGra1.pri, whole genome shotgun sequence:
- the LOC132896113 gene encoding uncharacterized protein LOC132896113, protein MKTQITLLLICMISSGALSLQCHPIIYNDTLDDYIYTECNDMCARTTTSVDIYLVSGVSGLTLRAVDDLMSCGSPEICVNASMNIGLVKIANNTKCCSNYRCNNETLPVMPEQSINGRRCYTCNENDCSNKLHCEGAEDRCITATVVQGSKTMTLKGCTTENICDTTLLRAHGLVITDVECCKGNLCNGAENFTLRFFLMFIPLLSSILFY, encoded by the exons ATGAAGACACAGattacactgctgctcatctgcatgattTCCTCAGGAG CATTGTCACTGCAATGTCATCCAATTATATACAATGACACGCTGGATGACTATATATACACAGAGTGTAATGATATGTGTGCCAGAACAACCACTTCTGTGGACATCT ATCTCGTAAGTGGTGTATCTGGTCTAACACTCCGTGCAGTGGATGATCTTATGTCTTGTGGCTCGCCAGAAATTTGTGTCAATGCAAGTATGAATATTGGTTTGGTGAAAATTGCCAACAATACCAAATGCTGCAGTAATTATCGCTGCAACAACGAAACCCTGCCAG ttatGCCAGAGCAGTCAATCAATGGGAGAAGATGTTACACCTGTAATGAGAATGACTGCTCTAATAAACTGCATTGTGAAGGAGCAGAAGATCGCTGTATCACTGCAACAG TTGTTCAAGGATCCAAGACAATGACACTGAAAGGATGCACAACCGAGAACATCTGCGATACGACTCTACTAAGAGCACATGGACTCGTCATAACAGATGTGGAGTGCTGTAAGGGGAATCTGTGTAATGGTGCTGAGAACTTCACGCTGAGATTCTTCCTCATGTTCATCCCTCTGCTCTCCTCTATCCTCTTCTACTAA